The sequence CGAGCTGGGCTTTGACAAGCCATCCAATTTCCGATGACTTCTGATTCGGATCCCGTGTTGCCCGTGACCAGTCACCGTTTCCTCGACGAAGCGGGCGACACCACGTTTTTTGGCAAAGGGAGAATTCCCATTGTCGGCCAGCCGGGCATTTCTCTGTCGTTTTCGATCGGGATGGTGAAATTCAATGGGGATCTCAATGAGGTTCGGGATCAGGTGCGGGCATTGCAGAATGAGGTTCTGGAAGATCGTTACCTGAATGTCATACCGAGTATTCGTAAGAAGTGCCAGGGCAAGGGGTTCTATTTTCACGCCACAGACGACCCACCAGAAGTAAGGGAACGGTTTTTCCGTTTCATCGAGGGCTTGGACTGCTCGGTGGAGGTGATGGTGGCGAGAAAGATTCCTGCGCTTTTCACCTCCAAGCACAATGGCAAGGATGCCGAGTTCTATGCCGATCTGCTGTCGCACCTGCTCAAAAACAAGCTGAAGATGGATCAGAAACTGGTGCTCAACATCGCGGAGCGGGGCAACAGCACGAAGAATGCGAACTTGGAACGTGCGCTCGTAAAAGCGACCGAGAGACACGCGAAGAAACACGGCCTTGGAGATATTGCCTGCAAGGTCGTCTTTAACGTTCAGAACCATCATACGGAACCCCTCCTCAATGTGGCGGACTACTTGTGCTGGGCAGTCCAGAGGGTTTTCGAACGTGGAGAGACCCGATACTACGATTTCCTAAACGAGAAGATTAGCTTGGTGGTGGATCTCTATGACTCACCATCGTATCCTGGAAACCGCCACTACCACACCCGCAAAAACCCGCTCACCTCAGCCAAAAAATTAAGCCCGCCATCACCCTGAGAAGGTTACCCTTCGACGACATGGAGTCGGAATTCAGGTGCGGCAGGCCCGAGGCAAGATCCCACAAGCTCCAAGAACCCGCAAGTTCAAATTTCCTACCACCTTCAAACTAAGCCACTCTTCGGATTTACCAACCATGTCCAACGACAACTCAGTCTCCATCGTCTCCAAAGTCTGGAACTACCCTCCTTCGCCCTCCGGGCTACGGCGGGCAGGCGCCCACGTCCTCAAGAACGCGGGGGTCGGACTCCATCGCCGTCAGCGTCCGAGTGATTGCCTGCGATTGGAGATGCGCGCGTTCCTAAAGAATTCTTCGGGGAAAATGGAGTTCTCGCGCTGCAGGATGGCGGGATCCTCACCGGCCTTGAGGCGTTCCTCATCGGCACGGCGGGACGCACGCTTTTCAGCGTCGCGCGATTCGCGGTTGAATTTTTCCGATGGTTTCATGGCTGCCGGTTTGTTGAATCCGTCTCTCTGACTTCCGATACGTTACACTTTTTCATTCCACCTGTCCACCCCGCCCATTTCATGTCCGACAACTCCGCATCCATCGTCTCCAAAGTCTGGAACTACGCCCACGTCCTCAAGAACGCGGGGGTGGGTTACGGCGACTACATCGAGCAGATCACGTATCTGCTCTTTCTCAAGCTCGCCGACGAGATGACCGAGCTGGGCTTCGACAACCCCATCCCCGGCGCCTTTGCCTGGGGCGTGTTGAGTGGCAAGAGCGGCGACGACCTCGAAATCCACTACCGCCACACCCTTGAGAACCTCGGCAAGGAACCCGGACTTGTTGGGATCATTTTCCGCAAGGCACAGAACAAGATCTCCAACCCCTCCGACCTCCAGCGCGTCATCAAGATGATCGCTGACGAGGATTGGTCCGGGATGGACGTGGACATCAAGGGCGCGATCTACGAAGGCCTGCTCGAAAAGACCGCCAGCTCCTCCGACAAGGGAGCCGGCCAATATTTCACACCCCGCCCGCTCATCCGCGCCATTGTCGATGTGATGGCTCCGAAGCCGGGGCAGGTGATAGGCGATCCCGCCTGCGGCACCGGCGGCTTCCTGCTCGCCGCCCACGACTTCATCCAGGAGCACAACAAACTCAGCAAGCCGGAGATCAAGCACCTCAGGACGGAAGCCCTGCGCGGCACCGACATCGTCCCCGGCGTCGTCAGCCTCTGCGCGATGAACCTCTACCTCCACGGCATCGGCTCCACCGCCGACGCCAACGACCCGCCCGTGGACCGCGCCGACGCCCTCGCCCAGCCCAGCGGCCGGAAGTTCGACATGATCCTCGCCAACCCGCCCTTCGGCAAGAAAGGCGGCTACACCATCGTCGGCGACGACGGTAAGATCAGCACCGAGAAGCAGGAATACGAGCGCGACGAATTCTGGGCGACCACCAGCAACAAGCAGCTCAACTTCCTCCAGCACATCGTCAGCGAGCTCAAGATCGGCGGCACCGCAGCCGTCGTCCTCCCCGACAACGTCCTCTTCGAAGGCGGAGCCGGGGAAACCATCCGCCGCGAACTCCTCAAGCGCTGCAACGTCCACACCCTCCTGCGCCTGCCCACCGGCATCTTCTACGCCCAGGGAGTCAAAGCCAACGTCCTCTTCTTCGAGCGCAAGGAAGCCAGCGAAAAGCCCTGGACCCAAGACCTCTGGATCTACGACCTCCGCACCAACCAGCACTTCACCCTCAAAACCAACCCGCTCGCCAACAAAGACCTCGACGACTTCAAAGCCTGTTACACAGGTAGGGACGCCTCGCCGCAGGCGTCCGAAGAAGGCAAGAAAGCCACCACCCCGAAGACGGACAGCTCGGAGAGCCGTCCCTGCCTATATCAACGCAAGGAAACCGACCGCTTCAGGAAATTCACCTACGAGGAGATCATCGCCCGAGACAAAGCCAACCTAGACATCCTCTGGCTCAAGGACGACAGCCTGGAAGACAGCGAGAATCTCCCGGCCCCGGCCTTGCTGGCGGCGGAGATCGTGGAGAGTTTGGAAGCAGCGTTGGCGGAGTTCCGGGCGGTGGAGGAGGCGCTGGCAGAACCAGAAGCCAATTGAACCATGCCCTCTGCAAATTCGGAGAAAACGAACTCAACGCTGTCGAATAACCTACGATGGCTGCGCTAAAGATCCGCGAGCGACAGGATCTTCAAAGGCTGCAGGAGGATAACATCGATGTGATCTCTGCCGGAACGCTTGTGATCTCGGAGGAGTATTCGGGCTGGTCGGGAAGCCTGAGACGGATCGATCTCCCGGGGATCGATCCGGACGGGACGCTGGTCGTCTTTGAGCTGAAACGAACGGAAGACGGTGGGCACATGGATCTTCGGGGAATCCGGGATGCTGCGTAGCTTGGGTGGAAAGGGGATCCCGTGTTCACCGAGGTGGTTCCAAAAAACGCCGATGGGTCAGCTACAGGGCTGCGAGGATGGTGTTGAGAGTTTCGCTGGGGCGGAGGGCGGCGTTGGCCTTGGCGTCGTCGGGGAGGTAGTATCCGCCGAGATCGACGGGGCTGCCTTGGACGGCGTTGAGTTCGGAAACGATCTTGGCCTCGTTTTCGGAGAGGGCTTTGGCGATGGGGGTGAAGAGGGCTTTGAGGGCGGCATCTGAGTCCTGTGCGGCGAGCGCCTGCGCCCAATAGAGTGCGAGGTAGAAGTGGGAGCCGCGGTTGTCGATGGTGCCGAGCTTGCGGCCGGGGGAGCGGTCGTTTTCGAGGAAGAGGCCGGTGGCGGCGTCGAGGGTCTCGGCGAGGGTTTTCGCGGAGGGGTTGCCTGCGGTCTCGGCGAGGTGCTCGAAGGATGCGGCGAGGGCGAAGAACTCTCCGAGGGAGTCCCAGCGGAGGTAGTTTTCCTCGGTGAACTGCTCGACGTGCTTCGGCGCGGAGCCGCCGGCGCCGGTTTCGAAGAGTCCGCCGCCGTTCATGAGGGGGACGATGGAGAGCATCTTCGCGGAGGTGCCGACCTCGAGGATGGGGAAGAGGTCGGTGAGGTAGTCGCGGAGGACGTTCCCGGTGACGGAAATGGTATCGAGGCCTTGGACGATGCGTTCGAGGGTTTTCCGGCAGGCTTCGGCGGGTGGGAGGATGGAAATGTCGAGGCCGGTGGTGTCGTGGTCGGCGAGGTAGGTTTTCACCTTGGCGATGATTTCGGCATCGTGGGCACGGGCTTCGTCGAGCCAGAAGATGGCGGGGGTTTGCGAGAGGCGGGCGCGGTTGACGGCGAGCTTCACCCAATCCTGGACGGAAGCGTCCTTGGTCTGGCAGGCGCGCCAGATATCGCCCTTTTGCACGGTGTGCTCGAGGAGGGTTTTTCCGGACGAGTCCGTGACGCGGACGGTGCCGTCTGCGGGTATCTCGAAGGTCTTGTTGTGGGATCCGTATTCCTCGGCGGCCTTGGCCATGAGGCCGACGTTGGGGACGGAGCCCATGGTGCGTGGGTCGAGCGCGCCGTTCTCGCGGCAGTAGTCGATGACCGTCTGATAGACACCGGCGTAGGAGGAGTCCGGGATCACGGCCAGGGTGTCCTGCTGCTTGCCTGCGGCGTTCCACATCTGGCCGGAGGTGCGTATCATGGCGGGCATGGAGGCATCGACGATGACGTCGGAGGGGACGTGGAGGTTGGTGATGCCCTTG comes from Akkermansiaceae bacterium and encodes:
- a CDS encoding DUF3800 domain-containing protein, with the protein product MLPVTSHRFLDEAGDTTFFGKGRIPIVGQPGISLSFSIGMVKFNGDLNEVRDQVRALQNEVLEDRYLNVIPSIRKKCQGKGFYFHATDDPPEVRERFFRFIEGLDCSVEVMVARKIPALFTSKHNGKDAEFYADLLSHLLKNKLKMDQKLVLNIAERGNSTKNANLERALVKATERHAKKHGLGDIACKVVFNVQNHHTEPLLNVADYLCWAVQRVFERGETRYYDFLNEKISLVVDLYDSPSYPGNRHYHTRKNPLTSAKKLSPPSP
- a CDS encoding SAM-dependent DNA methyltransferase, coding for MSDNSASIVSKVWNYAHVLKNAGVGYGDYIEQITYLLFLKLADEMTELGFDNPIPGAFAWGVLSGKSGDDLEIHYRHTLENLGKEPGLVGIIFRKAQNKISNPSDLQRVIKMIADEDWSGMDVDIKGAIYEGLLEKTASSSDKGAGQYFTPRPLIRAIVDVMAPKPGQVIGDPACGTGGFLLAAHDFIQEHNKLSKPEIKHLRTEALRGTDIVPGVVSLCAMNLYLHGIGSTADANDPPVDRADALAQPSGRKFDMILANPPFGKKGGYTIVGDDGKISTEKQEYERDEFWATTSNKQLNFLQHIVSELKIGGTAAVVLPDNVLFEGGAGETIRRELLKRCNVHTLLRLPTGIFYAQGVKANVLFFERKEASEKPWTQDLWIYDLRTNQHFTLKTNPLANKDLDDFKACYTGRDASPQASEEGKKATTPKTDSSESRPCLYQRKETDRFRKFTYEEIIARDKANLDILWLKDDSLEDSENLPAPALLAAEIVESLEAALAEFRAVEEALAEPEAN
- a CDS encoding NADP-dependent isocitrate dehydrogenase, which codes for MSNTIIYTKTDEAPALATYSLLPIVQAFAKSAAITVETRDISLAGRILAQFPDLLSVDQQIADHLAELGKMTLQPDANIIKLPNISASVPQLKAAIKELQEKGFPIPSFPENPSTEEESEIRSRFAKVMGSAVNPVLREGNSDRRAPKAVKEYARKHPHSMGAWAKDSKTNVGTMAGKGDFFSNEKSLTVTAATDAKIELIAADGTTTVLKESTPLLAGEILDGTFISREALTTFLDSQIAEAKLSGVLFSLHMKATMMKVSDPIIFGHAVKVFFKDLIAIHADTLAPLNIDYNNGFGDLVAKIQSLPADKKAAIEADIAKAYENGPALAMVNSDKGITNLHVPSDVIVDASMPAMIRTSGQMWNAAGKQQDTLAVIPDSSYAGVYQTVIDYCRENGALDPRTMGSVPNVGLMAKAAEEYGSHNKTFEIPADGTVRVTDSSGKTLLEHTVQKGDIWRACQTKDASVQDWVKLAVNRARLSQTPAIFWLDEARAHDAEIIAKVKTYLADHDTTGLDISILPPAEACRKTLERIVQGLDTISVTGNVLRDYLTDLFPILEVGTSAKMLSIVPLMNGGGLFETGAGGSAPKHVEQFTEENYLRWDSLGEFFALAASFEHLAETAGNPSAKTLAETLDAATGLFLENDRSPGRKLGTIDNRGSHFYLALYWAQALAAQDSDAALKALFTPIAKALSENEAKIVSELNAVQGSPVDLGGYYLPDDAKANAALRPSETLNTILAAL